The following proteins are encoded in a genomic region of Rattus rattus isolate New Zealand chromosome 2, Rrattus_CSIRO_v1, whole genome shotgun sequence:
- the Ppp1ca gene encoding serine/threonine-protein phosphatase PP1-alpha catalytic subunit, which yields MSDSEKLNLDSIIGRLLEVQGSRPGKNVQLTENEIRGLCLKSREIFLSQPILLELEAPLKICGDIHGQYYDLLRLFEYGGFPPESNYLFLGDYVDRGKQSLETICLLLAYKIKYPENFFLLRGNHECASINRIYGFYDECKRRYNIKLWKTFTDCFNCLPIAAIVDEKIFCCHGGLSPDLQSMEQIRRIMRPTDVPDQGLLCDLLWSDPDKDVQGWGENDRGVSFTFGAEVVAKFLHKHDLDLICRAHQVVEDGYEFFAKRQLVTLFSAPNYCGEFDNAGAMMSVDETLMCSFQILKPADKNKGKYGQFSGLNPGGRPITPPRNSAKAKK from the exons ATGTCCGACAGCGAGAAGCTCAACCTGGATTCCATCATCGGGCGCCTGCTGGAAG TGCAGGGCTCACGGCCTGGAAAGAATGTGCAGCTGACAGAGAACGAGATCCGTGGTCTTTGCCTCAAATCCCGGGAGATTTTCCTGAGCCAGCCTATTCTTCTGGAGCTTGAGGCGCCTCTCAAGATCTGTG GTGACATCCATGGCCAGTACTATGACCTTCTACGGCTGTTCGAGTATGGTGGCTTCCCTCCAGAGAGCAACTACCTCTTCTTGGGGGACTATGTGGATCGGGGAAAGCAGTCTTTGGAGACCATCTGCTTGTTGCTGGCCTATAAGATCAAATACCCGGAGAATTTCTTTCTACTACGTGGGAACCATGAGTGTGCCAGCATCAACCGCATCTATGGCTTCTATGATGAAT GCAAGAGACGATACAACATCAAACTGTGGAAGACTTTCACCGACTGCTTCAACTGCCTGCCCATCGCAGCCATTGTAGATGAGAAGATCTTCTGCTGCCACGGAG GCCTGTCTCCAGACTTGCAATCCATGGAGCAGATTAGACGTATTATGCGGCCCACGGACGTGCCTGACCAGGGCCTGTTGTGTGATCTGCTGTGGTCTGACCCTGACAAGGATGTTCAAGGCTGGGGCGAGAATGACCGTGGAGTCTCCTTTACCTTTGGGGCTGAGGTTGTAGCCAAGTTCCTGCACAAGCATGATTTGGACCTCATCTGCAGAGCACATCAG GTTGTAGAAGATGGCTATGAGTTCTTTGCCAAGAGGCAGCTGGTGACACTCTTCTCAGCTCCCAACTACTGTGGCGAGTTTGACAACGCTGGCGCCATGATGAGTGTGGACGAGACACTCATGTGTTCCTTCCAG ATCCTCAAGCCCGCTGATAAGAATAAGGGGAAGTATGGGCAGTTCAGTGGCCTGAACCCCGGAGGCCGTCCCATCACTCCACCCCGCAATTCTGCCAAAGCCAAGAAATAG
- the Rad9a gene encoding cell cycle checkpoint control protein RAD9A isoform X1, producing MKCLITGGNVKVLGKAVHSLSRIGDELYLEPLKDGLSLRTVNSSRSAYACFLFAPLFFQQYQEASPGQDLLRCKILMKLCWASDGPGPTWDVELVHGSRVPGRCPTLPSPSCRSSALWQRWRRLWRSAASPSVAATATWWSSFTANMDCESLQAVFDPASCPHLLRTPARILAEAVLSFPLALTEVTLGIGRGRRVILRSYQEEEADSTSKAMVTETSIGEEDFQQLHAPEGRAVTFCLKEFRGLLSFAESANLPLTIHFDVPGRPVIFTVEDSLLDAHFVLATLLEQDSCSQDLCSPKPHQPVPQKQPHSTPHSDDFTNDDIDCYMIAMETTVGNESSRAQPSTSLPPVPQASHDLAPPSEEEEEEEEAEPSTVPGTPPPKKFRSLFFGSILAPIHSPQGPNPVLAEDSDGEG from the exons ATGAAGTGCCTGATCACTGGGGGCAACGTGAAGG TGCTGGGAAAGGCTGTCCATTCGCTATCCCGAATCGGGGACGAGCTCTATCTGGAACCCTTGAAAGACGGG CTCTCCTTACGGACTGTGAACTCTTCCCGTTCTGCCTATGCCTGCTTCCTCTTTGCCCCACTCTTCTTCCAGCAGTACCAGGAGGCTTCCCCTGGTCAGGACCTGCTGCGCTGTAAGATCCTGATGAAG CTTTGTTGGGCCAGTGATGGACCAGGGCCTACATGGGATGTAGAGCTGGTCCATGGAAGCAGAGTGCCAGGCCGATGTCCTACCTTGCCCAGTCCTTCCTGTCGGTCTTCCGCTCTCTGGCAACGGTGGAGAAGACTGTGGAGAAGTGCTGCATCTCCCTCAGTGGCAGCAACAGCCACCTGGTGGTCCAGCTTCACTGCAAATATG GACTGTGAATCCCTGCAGGCTGTCTTCGACCCAGCCTCATGCCCCCACTTACTCCGCACCCCAGCACG GATTCTGGCAGAGGCGGTTCTGTCCTTTCCCCTTGCGTTGACTGAGGTGACCCTGGGCATTGGCCGTGGCCGACGCGTCATCCTGCGCAGCTaccaggaagaggaggcag ATAGCACCAGCAAGGCCATGGTGACTGAGACGAGCATTGGGGAGGAGGACTTCCAGCAGCTGCATGCCCCAGAAGGGAGAGCTGTCACCTTCTGTCTCAAGGAATTTCGG gGGCTCCTGAGCTTTGCAGAGTCTGCAAATTTGCCTCTTACTATCCACTTTGATGTTCCAGGCAG GCCAGTCATCTTTACCGTTGAGGACTCTTTGCTAGATGCCCACTTTGTCTTGGCCACACTTTTAGAGCAAGACTCATGTTCCCAGGACCTGTGTTCCCCAAAGCCCCACCAGCCAGTGCCTCAGAAGCAGCCACACAG CACACCCCACTCAGATGACTTTACCAATGATGACATCGACTGTTACATGATTGCCATGGAAACCACCGTGGGCAACGAGAGCTCCCGGGCACAGCCTTCCACTTCCCTCCCACCTGTCCCCCAGGCCTCCCATGACCTTGCCCCTccctcagaggaggaggaggaagaggaggaggctgagcctAGTACAGTGCCTGGGACTCCCCCACCCAAGAAG TTTCGTTCACTTTTCTTTGGCTCCATCCTGGCCCCTATACATTCCCCCCAGGGTCCCAACCCTGTGCtggctgaagacagtgatggtgaaGGCTGA
- the Rad9a gene encoding cell cycle checkpoint control protein RAD9A isoform X2, with translation MKCLITGGNVKVLGKAVHSLSRIGDELYLEPLKDGLSLRTVNSSRSAYACFLFAPLFFQQYQEASPGQDLLRCKILMKSFLSVFRSLATVEKTVEKCCISLSGSNSHLVVQLHCKYGVKKTHNLSFQDCESLQAVFDPASCPHLLRTPARILAEAVLSFPLALTEVTLGIGRGRRVILRSYQEEEADSTSKAMVTETSIGEEDFQQLHAPEGRAVTFCLKEFRGLLSFAESANLPLTIHFDVPGRPVIFTVEDSLLDAHFVLATLLEQDSCSQDLCSPKPHQPVPQKQPHSTPHSDDFTNDDIDCYMIAMETTVGNESSRAQPSTSLPPVPQASHDLAPPSEEEEEEEEAEPSTVPGTPPPKKFRSLFFGSILAPIHSPQGPNPVLAEDSDGEG, from the exons ATGAAGTGCCTGATCACTGGGGGCAACGTGAAGG TGCTGGGAAAGGCTGTCCATTCGCTATCCCGAATCGGGGACGAGCTCTATCTGGAACCCTTGAAAGACGGG CTCTCCTTACGGACTGTGAACTCTTCCCGTTCTGCCTATGCCTGCTTCCTCTTTGCCCCACTCTTCTTCCAGCAGTACCAGGAGGCTTCCCCTGGTCAGGACCTGCTGCGCTGTAAGATCCTGATGAAG TCCTTCCTGTCGGTCTTCCGCTCTCTGGCAACGGTGGAGAAGACTGTGGAGAAGTGCTGCATCTCCCTCAGTGGCAGCAACAGCCACCTGGTGGTCCAGCTTCACTGCAAATATG GGGTCAAGAAGACACACAACCTCTCCTTCCAGGACTGTGAATCCCTGCAGGCTGTCTTCGACCCAGCCTCATGCCCCCACTTACTCCGCACCCCAGCACG GATTCTGGCAGAGGCGGTTCTGTCCTTTCCCCTTGCGTTGACTGAGGTGACCCTGGGCATTGGCCGTGGCCGACGCGTCATCCTGCGCAGCTaccaggaagaggaggcag ATAGCACCAGCAAGGCCATGGTGACTGAGACGAGCATTGGGGAGGAGGACTTCCAGCAGCTGCATGCCCCAGAAGGGAGAGCTGTCACCTTCTGTCTCAAGGAATTTCGG gGGCTCCTGAGCTTTGCAGAGTCTGCAAATTTGCCTCTTACTATCCACTTTGATGTTCCAGGCAG GCCAGTCATCTTTACCGTTGAGGACTCTTTGCTAGATGCCCACTTTGTCTTGGCCACACTTTTAGAGCAAGACTCATGTTCCCAGGACCTGTGTTCCCCAAAGCCCCACCAGCCAGTGCCTCAGAAGCAGCCACACAG CACACCCCACTCAGATGACTTTACCAATGATGACATCGACTGTTACATGATTGCCATGGAAACCACCGTGGGCAACGAGAGCTCCCGGGCACAGCCTTCCACTTCCCTCCCACCTGTCCCCCAGGCCTCCCATGACCTTGCCCCTccctcagaggaggaggaggaagaggaggaggctgagcctAGTACAGTGCCTGGGACTCCCCCACCCAAGAAG TTTCGTTCACTTTTCTTTGGCTCCATCCTGGCCCCTATACATTCCCCCCAGGGTCCCAACCCTGTGCtggctgaagacagtgatggtgaaGGCTGA